The Diospyros lotus cultivar Yz01 chromosome 15, ASM1463336v1, whole genome shotgun sequence genome has a window encoding:
- the LOC127791415 gene encoding glutamate receptor 2.8-like produces the protein MEPSVAKLINIFCVLAMAVWLPSLEGLANSNGNNAEMNVTETNSVLGGSVGAILDYSSRIGKEEKVAMEMAREDFYSRTNRSIILQLENSHGDPIQAALAATHLINTQNVEAILGPRTWEEASLVAEIGSISHVPILSFVDSPPWATMKWPFLIQAYPSQHAQMRAVASIIQSWGWQRVVVIYEDNDSSTNGLIPYLHQSLLEVGAQISQFVAVPPFASSSLSQELDKLKSGQCRVFVVHTSLALAIQLFEKATKTGMMEQGYVWITTDAITNLVHVINSTGISSMQGVLGVRSYFSETRPSFHDFSTRFMRKFRTENPEENNYEPGIFALQAYDATMAVAMAMIEGKVKGQKLMDKILPSDFDGLTGKVSFSGRKLPPASSFQIINIFGKGYKEHGFWSDNGLGFSRTTDKGATYNNSMENLGHVYWPGEPSSTPKGWALPTNSSKLRIGVANGTMFNLFVTISYDPSTNNYTFSGFSVEVFRAAIENLPYDLPYDLIPFTRTFDDLVEQVHLKHFDAAVGSIAITATRYQKVDFSQPHTDAAMVMIVPVQSHRHDKAMLFLKPFTTAMWVLTVLVNLYNGFVVWIIERDHSTELRGTAVNQTGTLIWLAFATLFSLNGEKLHSNLSRMATVVWLFVALVVAQSYTANLTSMLTVRQMEPTVANIETLKYNHAMVGFARKSFVKNYLVEVLKFSPIRVRNYTSPEDVAQALRSKEIAAAFLEAPWATLFLDKYCKSFMAAGPTYKVGGYAFAFPKGSPFLSDINAALTQVIDSGTLRELENKSRTSERCVDVDSEDKDVSLSLSSFWVLFVLTGATSTVALVMYVILGEKKPEDPMDEHTTTWILIFTVIKYWWVSKKKQLSRRVGDVESQQSMPPPHPRGES, from the exons ATGGAGCCATCAGTCGCTAAGCTAATTAATATCTTTTGTGTCTTGGCCATGGCTGTCTGGCTGCCTTCACTTGAAGGCTTAGCCAATAGTAATGGTAATAATGCAGAGATGAATGTCACAGAAACAAACAGTGTTTTGGGGGGCTCTGTAGGCGCCATCTTGGATTACAGTTCTCGCATTGGCAAAGAAGAGAAAGTGGCTATGGAAATGGCAAGAGAAGATTTCTACAGCCGCACCAATAGGAGCATCATTCTGCAACTGGAGAACTCCCATGGTGATCCCATCCAGGCTGCTCTTGCAG CCACACATCTTATCAATACACAaaatgtggaggccattttggGGCCAAGAACATGGGAAGAAGCATCGCTAGTTGCAGAGATTGGTAGCATCTCTCATGTCCCTATTCTTTCTTTCGTTGATTCTCCACCATGGGCAACAATGAAGTGGCCTTTTCTCATTCAAGCCTACCCAAGCCAACATGCTCAAATGAGGGCTGTGGCATCTATTATCCAATCCTGGGGATGGCAAAGAGTTGTTGTCATATATGAAGACAATGATTCTTCAACTAATGGACTCATTCCATATCTGCACCAATCACTACTAGAAGTAGGTGCACAAATAAGCCAATTTGTTGCAGTTCCACCTTTTGCCTCATCTTCACTATCTCAAGAGCTTGATAAGCTTAAAAGTGGGCAATGTAGAGTCTTTGTGGTTCACACATCCCTGGCGCTGGCCATCCAGCTATTCGAGAAGGCAACCAAGACGGGGATGATGGAACAGGGCTACGTGTGGATCACCACAGATGCCATAACAAATCTTGTTCATGTCATTAATTCCACTGGCATCTCTTCGATGCAAGGAGTTCTAGGGGTCAGGAGCTACTTCTCAGAAACCAGGCCAAGTTTCCACGATTTCTCTACAagatttatgaggaaatttAGAACAGAGAACCCTGAGGAGAATAACTATGAACCTGGGATTTTCGCGCTGCAGGCGTATGATGCCACGATGGCAGTGGCTATGGCAATGATAGAAGGCAAGGTCAAAGGCCAAAAATTGATGGACAAGATACTGCCAAGTGATTTTGATGGCTTAACTGGTAAAGTTTCATTCAGTGGGCGAAAACTACCTCCAGCATCTTCATTTCAGATCATCAATATATTTGGAAAGGGTTACAAAGAACACGGATTCTGGTCGGATAATGGCTTAGGTTTCTCTAGGACTACTGATAAAGGAGCAACTTACAATAATTCCATGGAGAATTTGGGGCACGTATATTGGCCTGGTGAACCTAGTTCCACTCCAAAAGGATGGGCGCTACCAACAAACTCCAGTAAATTGAGAATTGGAGTGGCTAATGGAACCATGTTCAACCTCTTTGTCACGATCTCATATGATCCAAGCACAAACAACTATACTTTCAGTGGATTTTCAGTAGAGGTCTTCAGAGCTGCAATCGAAAATTTGCCATATGATTTGCCTTATGATCTCATTCCCTTCACGAGAACATTCGATGATTTAGTTGAACAGGTCCATTTAAAG CACTTTGATGCAGCAGTAGGTAGTATAGCAATCACGGCCACGCGTTACCAAAAAGTAGACTTCTCACAGCCACACACAGACGCTGCCATGGTGATGATAGTCCCCGTTCAATCACATAGGCACGATAAAGCCATGTTGTTCCTGAAGCCCTTCACAACAGCCATGTGGGTTCTCACTGTCTTGGTAAATCTGTATAATGGATTTGTTGTATGGATTATAGAGCGTGACCATTCCACTGAACTTAGAGGCACAGCCGTAAACCAAACAGGGACCTTAATTTGGCTGGCTTTTGCTACACTCTTCTCTTTGAATG GGGAGAAACTACACAGTAACTTATCAAGGATGGCCACAGTGGTGTGGCTATTCGTGGCATTGGTGGTGGCACAAAGTTACACGGCTAATCTCACCAGCATGTTGACCGTGAGGCAGATGGAACCGACGGTGGCCAATATTGAGACATTGAAGTATAACCACGCGATGGTTGGATTCGCCAGGAAGTCCTTTGTTAAGAACTATTTGGTTGAGGTTCTGAAGTTTAGTCCAATTCGTGTGAGGAACTATACTTCACCGGAAGACGTTGCTCAAGCACTTAGGAGCAAAGAGATCGCAGCTGCTTTTCTTGAAGCTCCTTGGGCCACACTGTTCCTCGATAAATACTGCAAGAGCTTTATGGCTGCTGGCCCAACGTACAAAGTTGGAGGATATGCATTt GCATTCCCCAAGGGCTCTCCTTTTCTGTCGGACATAAATGCAGCACTGACACAGGTAATTGATAGTGGTACACTTCGTGAACTAGAGAACAAATCAAGAACCTCCGAGAGGTGCGTGGATGTGGACTCAGAAGACAAAGACGTCAGTCTTAGCCTTAGCAGCTTTTGGGTTCTTTTTGTGTTAACAGGAGCGACTTCAACGGTTGCTCTTGTGATGTATGTGATCCTCGGGGAGAAGAAACCGGAGGATCCAATGGATGAACACACGACAACTTGGATCCTAATATTCACTGTGATCAAATATTGGTGGGTTAGCAAGAAAAAGCAACTATCTAGAAGGGTTGGTGATGTAGAGAGCCAGCAATCTATGCCGCCTCCACACCCGAGGGGGGAGTCCTAG